In one Natronosalvus amylolyticus genomic region, the following are encoded:
- a CDS encoding S9 family peptidase — protein MATYDIERYLNIRSAYGASLGPDGDRLSFLMNTTGTPQVWTLEGAQSWPEQRTFYDERVTFATWSPERHELAFGMDEGGNERAQLFRLDAATGEIMNLTALPDAKHRWGGWSHDGERFAFTSNRRDESVFDVYVQDRDAVGDEAELVHEGDGWLTLSGWHPDDTHLLVSQAYSNFDQDLYTLEIETGDITHLTPHEGDVRYQSAAWAPDGNGVYLVTDDGADTLYLAYLDLESRELTVVEDGGEWNIDGIALDDDTGRFVYSRNVDGYTELCVGELTGDDPTAFETFPAPSLPGGISGGVSFGPDGSTFACSTTGDAVNTNVFLVDVETGEAQQWTLAPTAGIPSETFQSSELVHVESFDGLEVPGFLTLPDDQPSSTDGGLPVIVDIHGGPESQRRPSFSSIKQYFLNRGYAYFEPNVRGSSGYGSEYASLDDVEKRMDSVRDIAACVAWLGDHDAIDPDRIVAMGGSYGGFMVLASLTEYPDLWAAGIDIVGIANFVTFLENTGDWRRELREAEYGNLEDDREFLESISPINTIEAIEAPLFVLHGENDPRVPVGEAEQVVEAAREQGVPVRKLIFEDEGHGFSKLENRIEAYSEIAAFLDEYV, from the coding sequence ATGGCAACGTACGACATCGAACGCTATCTCAACATTCGGAGTGCGTATGGGGCATCTCTCGGTCCCGACGGTGACCGACTCTCGTTCTTGATGAATACGACGGGCACGCCGCAGGTCTGGACACTCGAAGGTGCACAGTCCTGGCCGGAACAGCGCACGTTCTACGACGAACGCGTGACGTTCGCGACCTGGTCGCCCGAGCGTCACGAACTGGCCTTTGGGATGGACGAAGGCGGGAACGAACGCGCCCAATTGTTCCGTCTCGATGCGGCTACGGGTGAAATAATGAACCTGACGGCACTGCCCGACGCGAAACACCGGTGGGGTGGCTGGAGTCACGATGGAGAGCGTTTCGCTTTCACCTCGAACCGACGCGATGAGTCCGTGTTCGACGTCTACGTCCAGGACCGTGACGCCGTCGGCGACGAGGCCGAACTCGTCCACGAGGGCGACGGCTGGCTCACGCTGAGTGGCTGGCATCCGGATGACACGCACCTGCTCGTCTCACAGGCGTACTCGAACTTCGACCAGGACCTCTACACGCTCGAGATCGAAACCGGTGATATTACCCATCTCACACCCCACGAGGGCGACGTTCGCTATCAGAGCGCCGCCTGGGCACCGGACGGTAACGGCGTCTATCTCGTCACCGACGACGGGGCCGACACCCTGTATCTGGCTTACCTCGACCTCGAGTCACGGGAGCTCACCGTCGTCGAGGATGGCGGCGAGTGGAACATCGACGGCATCGCCCTCGACGACGACACTGGCCGCTTCGTCTACTCACGGAACGTCGACGGGTACACGGAACTCTGCGTGGGTGAACTCACCGGAGACGATCCAACTGCGTTCGAGACGTTCCCAGCCCCATCACTCCCGGGAGGCATCTCCGGTGGCGTGTCCTTCGGTCCCGATGGGTCGACGTTTGCCTGCTCGACGACGGGCGATGCCGTCAACACCAACGTGTTCCTCGTGGACGTCGAAACCGGCGAGGCCCAACAGTGGACGCTCGCCCCGACGGCGGGTATCCCATCGGAAACCTTTCAGTCGTCCGAACTCGTCCACGTGGAGAGTTTCGACGGCCTCGAGGTCCCTGGCTTTCTGACCCTTCCCGACGATCAGCCATCCTCGACAGACGGCGGGCTTCCCGTCATCGTCGACATACACGGCGGTCCCGAAAGCCAGCGACGACCGTCGTTCTCCAGCATCAAACAGTACTTCCTGAATCGGGGCTACGCGTACTTCGAACCGAACGTGCGCGGTTCCTCCGGCTACGGGAGCGAGTACGCGAGCCTGGACGACGTGGAAAAGCGGATGGACTCCGTGCGAGACATCGCGGCCTGTGTCGCCTGGCTCGGCGATCACGACGCAATCGATCCCGACCGTATCGTCGCGATGGGCGGTTCTTACGGCGGCTTCATGGTCCTCGCCTCCCTGACCGAGTATCCCGACCTGTGGGCTGCCGGTATCGATATCGTCGGGATCGCCAACTTCGTGACGTTCCTCGAGAACACCGGCGACTGGCGACGCGAACTCAGAGAAGCCGAGTACGGCAACCTCGAGGACGACCGGGAGTTCCTCGAGTCAATCTCCCCGATCAACACCATCGAGGCGATCGAGGCGCCGTTGTTCGTCCTTCACGGGGAGAACGATCCGCGGGTTCCGGTCGGGGAAGCCGAACAAGTCGTCGAGGCGGCCCGTGAACAGGGTGTGCCGGTCCGCAAACTCATCTTCGAGGACGAAGGCCACGGGTTCTCGAAACTCGAGAACCGTATCGAAGCCTACAGCGAGATTGCGGCGTTCCTGGACGAATACGTCTAG
- a CDS encoding glycosyltransferase family 4 protein, whose amino-acid sequence MRLAFVSYETVFHRDNETNRRLQTVLELLHERGHEVHVCCVAFWDSNLDTFEKDGIVYHGVADSLESGRTFMLRLPFTLWSIGPDIVHTASEPPGQVHAASWGASLARAPLLTEWYGEIDPPDEPTTVGIPTGRWYDGAITKPDRVIAPSRMVGTWVRERGATNGQVAILPNPIDLERISDTPPGANVDVVYARRLDEGANLESLLLGLAELRDRNWNASILGDGPHRENYESLTRDLRIDDRVTFVGDITLEERIAAYRSAHVFVQTATECVYPTELAWALGAGCIGIVEYHTDSAAHELVEGRERGFRTTSEQELADAILEAGGLDHLTIDDSYAHLGRSKVIDRYLELYEELQESNGLL is encoded by the coding sequence ATGCGTCTGGCGTTCGTCTCTTACGAAACGGTTTTTCACCGCGACAACGAGACGAACCGTCGCCTGCAGACGGTACTGGAGTTGCTTCACGAGCGAGGTCACGAGGTCCACGTCTGCTGTGTTGCCTTCTGGGATTCGAATCTCGACACGTTCGAAAAAGACGGTATCGTCTATCACGGTGTCGCCGACAGCCTCGAGTCCGGTCGCACCTTCATGCTTCGATTACCGTTCACCCTCTGGTCGATTGGCCCCGACATCGTTCACACGGCCAGTGAGCCACCGGGCCAGGTACACGCCGCAAGCTGGGGCGCTTCGCTCGCTCGAGCCCCGTTGCTGACTGAGTGGTACGGCGAAATCGACCCTCCAGACGAACCGACGACCGTCGGAATTCCGACCGGACGATGGTACGACGGTGCGATTACCAAACCCGACCGTGTGATCGCTCCGTCACGAATGGTCGGCACCTGGGTGCGCGAACGCGGCGCGACGAACGGACAGGTCGCGATCCTGCCGAACCCCATCGACCTCGAGCGAATCAGCGACACCCCGCCTGGAGCGAACGTCGACGTCGTCTACGCCCGACGCCTGGACGAGGGCGCGAACCTCGAGAGCCTGTTACTCGGCCTGGCCGAACTCAGAGACCGAAACTGGAACGCCTCGATACTGGGTGATGGTCCACACCGGGAAAATTACGAATCGTTGACGCGAGACCTGCGTATCGACGACCGGGTGACGTTCGTCGGCGACATCACGCTCGAGGAGCGAATCGCGGCCTACCGAAGCGCACACGTCTTCGTCCAGACGGCAACCGAATGCGTGTACCCGACGGAACTGGCCTGGGCGCTCGGTGCTGGCTGTATCGGCATCGTCGAGTACCACACCGACTCTGCGGCCCACGAACTCGTCGAAGGACGTGAACGCGGTTTTCGAACGACCAGCGAACAGGAACTCGCCGACGCCATTTTGGAGGCGGGGGGCCTCGACCACCTGACTATCGACGACTCGTATGCTCATCTGGGTCGGTCGAAGGTGATCGACCGGTACCTCGAGTTATACGAGGAACTACAGGAATCGAACGGACTGCTGTAG
- the folP gene encoding dihydropteroate synthase encodes MEYHEAAEFLFSLRRFRPSPGTESTRAFLESLENPHEDVSFVQVAGSNGKGSTARMLESTLREHGLTVGLFTSPHLEDLRERIRVDGRKISKAAVREFVDTTHEYVTRQAADGQSPTFFEAITTLALWQFGRADVDVAVLEVGIGGRYDATSVVDPVASAVTSVSLEHTSVIGDTVEEIAADKAQVASTENPLVTGTTGAALETIRAEVGDIVTVGKANREGERPDVGVTYHGPTNHAEAAVSLAGPEWSVETRIPVIGAHQAENAGIAATLAGQVTDVSQRDLERGLRNAHWPGRFEVMNTAPLTVLDGAHNPGACERLAETLESFEYDDLHLVFGAMHDKDHREMVDALPTPSGAIVCEPELDRAADGNVLATVLEDSGVETVRSIPSVSGAVAHALERAGPDDCVLVTGSLFAVAEARRHWTRTATPHDIETLEDERAILERTNVDGSRATRVAGSGVHRVITIGLPARQAAIVERELVRLGGNGITSSVRVTDEPVETVLMGTLAQFDSLVDRLTARDDGLVEVGTHLRDTLDLERADTEPRYPWQAGPCVMGILNVTPDSFHDGGEYERLEDALERASAMVDAGATIIDVGGESTRPGADPVSTQDEIDRVVPVIERLSAGDLEALVSVDTRKAAVAEAALEAGADIINDVTGLGDPEMRFVAADHDVPIVLMHSIDAPVVPDRDIEYDDVVDDVIDQLTERVLLAEKAGLDREQIVIDPGLGFGKTAPESFELLGRLQELQALGCPLLVGHSHKSMFAHVDREHGHRLEPTIAATALAVDRGADIVRVHDVDENVAALETARALRNAK; translated from the coding sequence ATGGAGTACCACGAGGCGGCGGAGTTCCTCTTCTCACTTCGTCGATTTCGGCCCAGTCCCGGCACCGAATCGACCCGGGCGTTTCTCGAGTCCCTCGAGAATCCCCACGAGGACGTCTCGTTCGTGCAAGTCGCCGGCTCGAACGGAAAAGGGAGCACCGCCCGGATGCTCGAGTCGACGTTACGAGAACACGGACTGACCGTCGGCCTGTTCACCTCACCACATCTCGAGGACCTGCGGGAGCGAATTCGTGTCGACGGACGCAAGATTTCGAAAGCCGCCGTGCGGGAGTTCGTCGACACCACACACGAGTACGTGACCCGACAGGCCGCAGACGGCCAGTCACCAACCTTCTTCGAGGCGATTACCACGCTCGCGCTCTGGCAATTCGGCCGTGCCGACGTCGACGTGGCCGTTCTCGAGGTGGGTATCGGCGGTCGCTACGATGCGACCAGCGTCGTCGACCCAGTCGCCAGCGCCGTCACGAGCGTGAGCCTCGAGCACACGAGCGTCATCGGCGACACCGTCGAGGAAATCGCGGCGGACAAAGCGCAGGTCGCCTCGACCGAGAACCCGCTGGTTACCGGGACGACGGGGGCCGCCCTCGAGACGATTCGGGCGGAAGTCGGTGATATCGTCACCGTTGGGAAAGCGAATCGAGAGGGCGAGCGTCCCGACGTCGGCGTTACGTACCACGGGCCGACCAATCACGCAGAAGCCGCCGTTTCACTCGCCGGGCCTGAGTGGTCGGTCGAGACGCGCATTCCCGTGATCGGTGCCCACCAGGCCGAAAACGCTGGGATCGCGGCGACGCTCGCGGGACAGGTCACTGACGTCTCCCAGCGTGACCTCGAGCGCGGATTGCGAAACGCTCACTGGCCCGGCCGCTTCGAAGTGATGAACACCGCACCGTTGACCGTTCTCGACGGGGCGCACAACCCGGGGGCCTGTGAACGGCTCGCAGAAACCCTCGAGTCGTTCGAGTACGACGACCTCCATCTCGTGTTCGGTGCGATGCACGATAAGGACCACCGCGAGATGGTCGACGCGCTGCCGACGCCGAGTGGTGCAATCGTCTGTGAACCCGAACTCGACCGTGCGGCAGACGGCAACGTCCTCGCGACCGTGCTCGAGGATTCGGGCGTCGAAACCGTCCGCTCGATTCCGTCGGTGAGCGGTGCCGTTGCACACGCACTCGAGCGAGCAGGGCCGGACGATTGTGTGCTCGTAACCGGGTCGCTGTTCGCCGTGGCCGAAGCCCGACGTCACTGGACCAGAACGGCGACGCCCCACGATATCGAAACGCTGGAGGATGAACGAGCAATCCTCGAGCGAACCAACGTAGACGGGAGCAGAGCCACACGAGTAGCCGGGAGCGGCGTCCACCGAGTCATCACCATCGGGCTCCCCGCTCGGCAGGCAGCCATCGTCGAGCGCGAACTGGTTCGCCTTGGCGGTAACGGAATCACCTCGAGCGTTCGCGTCACCGACGAACCCGTCGAAACGGTGTTGATGGGCACGCTCGCGCAGTTCGATAGTCTCGTCGACCGCCTCACCGCCCGTGACGACGGGCTGGTCGAAGTCGGGACCCATCTTCGAGACACGCTCGACCTCGAGCGAGCCGACACCGAACCACGGTATCCCTGGCAAGCCGGCCCCTGTGTGATGGGGATTTTGAACGTCACGCCCGATAGCTTCCACGACGGTGGCGAGTACGAGCGCCTGGAGGATGCACTCGAGCGAGCCAGCGCGATGGTCGACGCCGGCGCAACGATCATCGACGTTGGCGGCGAGTCGACACGACCCGGCGCGGACCCCGTTTCCACCCAAGACGAAATCGACCGCGTCGTCCCGGTAATCGAGCGGTTGAGCGCTGGCGATCTCGAGGCACTGGTCTCGGTCGATACCCGGAAAGCCGCGGTCGCCGAGGCGGCACTCGAGGCCGGCGCCGACATCATCAACGACGTCACCGGACTGGGTGACCCGGAAATGCGGTTCGTGGCTGCCGATCACGACGTCCCCATCGTGCTCATGCACAGCATCGACGCGCCGGTCGTGCCCGACCGCGATATCGAGTACGACGACGTCGTCGACGACGTGATCGATCAGCTGACCGAACGCGTCCTGCTGGCGGAGAAGGCTGGGCTGGATCGCGAACAGATCGTTATCGATCCAGGTCTCGGGTTCGGCAAGACTGCACCAGAGAGTTTCGAACTACTCGGGCGACTCCAGGAACTGCAGGCGCTCGGCTGTCCACTGCTAGTCGGTCACTCACACAAATCGATGTTCGCCCACGTGGACCGCGAGCACGGCCATCGCCTCGAGCCCACGATTGCGGCGACGGCCCTGGCAGTCGACCGCGGAGCCGACATCGTTCGCGTCCACGACGTCGACGAAAACGTCGCCGCACTCGAGACCGCTCGAGCGCTCCGAAACGCGAAATAA
- the carB gene encoding carbamoyl-phosphate synthase large subunit, whose amino-acid sequence MSTETQTEADGRTILLIGSGPIQIGQAAEFDYSGAQACRALQEEGARVVLVNSNPATIMTDPEMADRVYIEPITTEAIAEIIRKERPDGVIAGLGGQTGLNVTAELAEEGVLEEYDVDIMGTPLDTIYATEDRDLFRQRMEKIGQPVPRSTTISLEEGESVIELSEDDLKERVEAAVDEVGGLPVIARTTYTLGGSGSGVVEEMDELLVRVRKGLRLSRNNEVLITESIAGWVELEYEVMRDADDSCIIICNMENIDPMGIHTGESTVVTPSQVIPDDGHQEMRTAALDVIRELGIQGGCNIQFAWHDDGTPGGEYRVVEVNPRVSRSSALASKATGYPIARVTAKVALGKRLHEIENEITGQTTAAFEPAIDYVVTKVPRWPKDKFEDVDFELGTAMKSTGEAMAIGRTFEESMLKALRSSEYDPSVDWADVPDDELEADYLETPTPDRPYAIFEAFERGYTVDDICALTGIYEWYVERFEKIADAAVAAADGNFEEAAELGYTNQQVAAQAGADVGAVESVAPERTFKQVDTCAGEFAASTPYYYSARDALESGPSPIAHDEVQVDTDVESVVVVGGGPIRIGQGVEFDYCAVHAVRALREMGIDAHVVNNNPETVSTDYDTSDGLFFEPITAEEVADVVEATGADGVMVQFGGQTSVDIGEPLEDELERRGLACTVMGTSVEAMDLAEDRDRFNQLMDELGIAQPEGGAAYSREEAFDLAHDLGYPVLVRPSYVLGGRAMRVVYDDDELETYIEEAVRVSPDKPILVDQFLEGAVELDVDAVSDGEDVLIGGIMEHVESAGVHSGDSACMIPPRSLDADALARVREVTEDIATALETVGLLNVQLAVTGLEDGDVEVYVLEANPRSSRTVPFVSKATGVPIAKLAAKVMAGESLADLGVEEQIPEHTSIKEVVLPFDRLPGSDPRLGPEMKSTGEVMGTASTFGIAYWKGQQAAYNDVTGGTAVIDLDVDGFEEFFDIAEFDDVPAAIRKGEVDFVVSHDRDTLEMAVEEDIPYLSTEASARAYLEGLQAYVGDGTSSADFEVAAVSDRPHRVAEWGQ is encoded by the coding sequence ATGAGTACGGAGACCCAAACGGAGGCAGACGGGCGCACCATCCTGTTGATCGGCAGTGGACCGATCCAGATCGGACAGGCCGCAGAGTTCGATTACTCGGGAGCACAGGCGTGTCGTGCACTGCAAGAAGAAGGCGCACGCGTCGTGCTGGTCAACTCGAATCCGGCGACGATCATGACCGATCCCGAGATGGCCGACCGCGTCTACATCGAACCGATTACCACCGAGGCGATTGCCGAAATTATCCGGAAGGAACGTCCGGACGGGGTTATCGCCGGTCTCGGCGGCCAGACCGGGCTCAACGTGACCGCCGAACTCGCTGAGGAAGGGGTCCTCGAGGAGTACGACGTCGACATTATGGGCACGCCGTTGGACACCATTTACGCGACTGAGGACCGCGACCTGTTCAGACAGCGGATGGAGAAAATCGGCCAGCCGGTGCCGCGCTCGACGACGATTTCGCTCGAGGAAGGCGAATCCGTGATCGAGTTGAGCGAAGACGACCTCAAAGAGCGGGTTGAAGCCGCCGTCGACGAGGTCGGCGGCCTGCCGGTTATCGCCCGAACGACCTACACGCTGGGTGGCTCCGGTTCGGGCGTCGTCGAGGAGATGGACGAACTCCTCGTCCGCGTGCGCAAAGGACTCCGTCTCTCGCGAAACAACGAAGTGCTCATTACCGAATCCATCGCCGGCTGGGTCGAACTCGAGTACGAGGTCATGCGCGACGCCGACGACTCGTGTATCATCATCTGCAATATGGAGAACATCGACCCGATGGGCATCCACACCGGGGAGTCGACGGTCGTCACGCCCTCACAGGTTATCCCTGACGACGGTCACCAGGAGATGCGCACCGCTGCACTCGACGTCATCCGTGAACTCGGCATCCAGGGCGGCTGTAACATCCAGTTCGCCTGGCACGACGATGGCACGCCAGGGGGTGAATACCGCGTCGTCGAGGTCAACCCTCGGGTCTCCCGTTCGTCGGCGCTGGCCTCGAAAGCGACCGGCTACCCCATCGCCCGCGTGACCGCGAAGGTCGCGCTCGGCAAGCGACTCCACGAAATCGAAAACGAGATCACCGGTCAGACGACAGCCGCCTTCGAGCCGGCTATCGACTACGTCGTCACCAAGGTTCCACGCTGGCCCAAGGACAAGTTCGAAGACGTCGACTTCGAACTCGGTACTGCGATGAAATCGACCGGCGAGGCGATGGCCATCGGTCGAACCTTCGAAGAATCCATGCTGAAAGCGCTGCGCTCGAGCGAGTACGACCCGAGCGTCGACTGGGCCGATGTCCCCGACGACGAACTCGAGGCCGACTACCTCGAGACGCCCACTCCGGACCGCCCGTACGCCATCTTCGAGGCGTTCGAACGCGGCTACACCGTCGACGACATCTGTGCGCTTACCGGTATCTACGAGTGGTACGTGGAGCGTTTCGAAAAGATAGCCGATGCGGCAGTCGCCGCTGCCGACGGGAATTTCGAGGAAGCCGCGGAACTCGGCTACACCAACCAGCAGGTAGCCGCTCAGGCCGGCGCTGACGTGGGTGCGGTCGAATCGGTCGCTCCCGAGCGGACGTTCAAACAGGTCGACACCTGTGCCGGCGAGTTCGCCGCCTCGACACCGTATTATTACTCCGCTCGAGACGCCCTCGAGTCAGGTCCCTCGCCAATCGCCCACGATGAAGTGCAGGTCGACACCGACGTCGAAAGCGTCGTCGTCGTCGGTGGCGGCCCGATCCGTATCGGTCAGGGTGTCGAATTCGACTACTGTGCCGTCCACGCCGTCCGCGCGCTGCGCGAGATGGGCATCGACGCCCACGTTGTGAACAACAATCCCGAAACCGTCTCGACGGATTACGACACCTCCGACGGCCTCTTCTTCGAGCCGATCACTGCCGAAGAGGTTGCCGACGTGGTCGAAGCTACCGGGGCCGACGGTGTCATGGTCCAGTTCGGCGGCCAGACCTCCGTGGACATCGGGGAACCCCTCGAGGACGAACTCGAGCGCCGTGGCCTCGCGTGTACGGTCATGGGAACGAGCGTCGAGGCGATGGACCTCGCCGAGGACCGCGACCGCTTCAACCAGTTGATGGACGAACTCGGTATCGCCCAGCCCGAAGGCGGGGCTGCCTACAGCCGCGAGGAAGCGTTCGACCTCGCACACGACCTGGGATACCCCGTGCTCGTTCGCCCGTCGTACGTCCTCGGTGGTCGCGCCATGCGCGTGGTCTACGACGACGACGAACTCGAGACCTACATCGAGGAAGCCGTCCGCGTCAGCCCGGACAAACCAATCCTGGTCGACCAGTTCCTCGAAGGTGCAGTCGAACTGGACGTCGACGCCGTCTCCGACGGAGAGGACGTCCTCATCGGCGGTATTATGGAACACGTCGAGAGCGCCGGCGTCCACTCCGGCGACTCGGCCTGTATGATTCCGCCCCGTTCGCTCGATGCTGACGCACTGGCCCGCGTTCGCGAGGTTACCGAAGACATCGCGACGGCCCTCGAGACCGTCGGCTTGCTGAACGTCCAGCTGGCAGTGACAGGACTCGAGGACGGCGACGTCGAGGTGTACGTGCTCGAGGCCAATCCGCGCTCCTCGCGTACCGTCCCATTCGTCTCGAAGGCGACGGGCGTCCCGATCGCCAAACTGGCAGCGAAGGTCATGGCCGGTGAGTCGCTTGCCGACCTCGGTGTCGAAGAACAGATTCCAGAGCACACCTCGATCAAGGAGGTCGTCCTGCCGTTCGACCGCTTGCCGGGCAGTGACCCACGGCTTGGCCCAGAGATGAAATCGACCGGCGAAGTGATGGGGACGGCCAGCACGTTCGGCATCGCCTACTGGAAAGGACAGCAGGCGGCGTACAACGACGTCACCGGCGGCACGGCCGTCATCGACCTCGACGTCGACGGCTTCGAGGAGTTCTTCGATATCGCCGAGTTCGACGATGTCCCCGCCGCTATCAGGAAAGGCGAGGTCGATTTCGTCGTCAGCCACGACCGCGACACCCTCGAGATGGCCGTCGAAGAGGACATTCCGTACCTGTCGACGGAAGCTAGTGCCCGCGCGTACCTGGAGGGTCTGCAGGCGTACGTCGGGGACGGAACGAGCAGTGCCGATTTCGAGGTCGCCGCCGTGAGCGACCGCCCACACCGCGTGGCTGAGTGGGGTCAGTAA